The window CAGCGCCTCCGCGTTGCGAATCAAACACCCATTTTCGGCGCCTTTGCCGGTGCTCACCATAATGGCGGTGGGCGTGGCCAGTCCCAGCGCACAGGGGCAGGCTATGATCAGTACAGCCACAAAGTTGACCAGGGCCAGCGGCAGGCGGGACTCCAGCGGCGCCAGATCAAACCAGAGCACAAAGGTAACGAGGGCAATGACGACCACCGTGGGCACAAAGATGCTGCTGACCTTATCAGCCAGGCGCTGAATGGGCGCGCGGCTGCCCTGGGCATCTTCCACCATCTTTACAATCTGGGAAAGCATAGTTTCGGCGCCTACCTTGGTTACCCGGAAGCGGAAGGAGCCCGTCTTGTTCAGCGTAGCGCCGAAGACCGGGTCCCCTACCCCTTTTTCTACTGGCAGGCTTTCCCGGTCAGCATGGCCTCATCCACGGCGGAGTGCCCTACTTCAATCAGGCCATCGGTAGCTACCTTTTCGCCGGGGCGCACTACTACCAGGTCGCCGAGCTGGACCTGCTCAATGGGCACGTCTACTTCCTGGCCATCGGGGCGCACCAGGCGGGCCGTTTTGGCCTGCAGGCCTAACAGAGACTTCATGGCGGCCGAGGTCTGGGTTTTGGCGCGCATCTCCAGCACCTTGCCCAGCAGAATCAGGGCAATAATGGTGGCCGTGGTATCATAGTACACCTCGGGCATCAGCCCATGCTGCCGAAAGAAATGCGGCGCCAGGGTAGCAGCCAGACTGTAAAGAAATGCAGCGCCGGTACCCACGGCAATAAGCGTATCCATGTTGGCGGAACGGTGCTTAAAACCATTCCAGGCCGATGAGTAAAACTCGCGGCCGCTGTACAGCAACACCGGCAGCGTGAGTGCCAGCAGCACGTAGTTCAGCACCGGCGTAGAAAGGCGGCTCATCATTTGGGGCCAGAGCATGAGCATGCTTAAAGGCATGATAATCAGGGCCAGCCCGGCCGCCACCCAGAACCGGCGCTTCAGCTTTTGATAGGCGGCGGCTTTCTGGCGGTCTATCTCGGCGCTGCGCTCTGCGGCGGAGGTATCCGGGGCGCGCTCCACCACTCCGTAGCCCGCATTTACTACCGCTTGTTTCAGGGAGGCCGGCGTAGCCTGGGTAGGCACATAGTCGACGGTGGCTTTCTCGGTGGCGTAGTTGACCACCGCCCGCTGCACACCGGGGGTGCGACTCAGCGAATTCTCTACGGAGGCCGCACAGGAGGCACAGGTCATGCCCTCAATATCGAGCGTTTCCGTTTTTGTTTGTGGTTCCATCAGTATATCTAAAAGTCGGCGTTTTTAAGCCTGAATCAGTCAAAACAGAAGCACTGACCGGCCTTACAAAGAAACAACCTGCACGAACGTGAGTTCTTACGTAATCCGGCTTCAGACTTACATAATTTGCCGGGGTGCTTTTGCCTGACGCCTCCGCAGAATAGCCCTGGGCCTTGCATAATCTTGCAAGTTCGCGGCACAATTGCGTACCTGATTAGGGGCACTGAGCCGTACTTTTGAGCGTTTACTTACCGGCTGGACTTTCCGGCTTTATCAAATTTAAGCTCCATGAAAACGCTTCAGTTCAAGACCAATATCAATTGTGGGGGCTGCATTAAGGCAGTAACGCCCGCCCTCAATCAGGAAGCCGGTGCTGGAAACTGGCAGGTGGATACCGCCAACCCGGATAAGATTTTAACGGTTACTACCGACCAACTAACCGCTGAGCAAATTGTAGCCGTAGTTGAAAACGCCGGCTTTGAGATTCAGGCGGCCTAGCTCTCCCCTGCCTTCTTCAGAAAAACGCCCGGAAAAACCGGGCGTTTTTTTACAGTTTGCTGACCAAAAATCCGTTCTGAGTAGCTAGTTTTTCTGCCTGTCAAAGTGCTTTATCTGGAATTTTAGATGATTCCGCGGCTCTGGCTTCATTAACTTAACCTCCCCTGCCGGACATTTTAATTTCAATGAAAGCTTGCCCCTAGCCTTCTGTTGCGTTCATTTGAGGTCGACAGACAAATTCTCTCCCATTAACGGTGCTGATGTATGGCCGCTTCCAGGCAGAAAACCTCCATTCGCGACATAGCTCAGTTACTTGGCCTGTCCACCTCCACGGTTTCGCGGGGGCTGGCCGACCATAAGGACATCAGCGAGGCTACCAAGGAGCGGATCCGGCAGAAAGCGCAGGAGCTCAACTACCGGCCCAACCAGCTGGCCGCCGCCCTGCGCAAAGGCCACAGCAAAACCCTGGGCGTCATTGTACCGCACATCAACGGTTACTTTTTTCCGGCTGTGATGAATGGCATCGAAAAAATAGCCACCCAAGAAGGTTTTACGCTGATGATGTGCCCAGTCGAATGAGGACTTTCGGCGGGAGCAGCAGAACATTGAGGCCCTGCTGGCGGCTCAGGTAGAGGGAATTCTTATCTCGGTTTCGGCCACAACCTTCAGCGAAACCCACCATTTTGAGCAGGTCCGTCAACAGGGAACCCCGCTGGTTTTCTTTGACCGGATGCCCGAGCTGCCTCAATCTATGGCGGTTATTCTGGATGACTTTCAGGGGGCCTACCAGGCCGTGCGGCATCTGATAGAGCAAGGCTGCACCCGCATTGCCCACCTGGCGGGCCCGCAGCACCTGAATACCAGCCGTAACCGTTTTTTAGGCTACAAAGCGGCTCTGGAGGCGCACGGCCTTCCTTTTGATGAGCAGTGGGTATACGCACTGCCGGCGCTTACCCACGATGCCGGCCGCCTGGGCATGCAGCATTTGCTGGCCCAGATACCGCCGCTGGATGCCGTGTTTGCGGCCTATGCCATTCCTACGGTGGGCGCCCTGGAGGTTTTGCGGGAGAAATCTAAGCGCGTGCCCCAGGATATTGCCCTAGCCTGTTTCAGTAATGAGCCCTTCACCACTATGATTCAGCCGCAACTGACCGTGGTAGACCAGCGCGCCGAGCAAATGGGCGAAACGG is drawn from Hymenobacter sp. DG25B and contains these coding sequences:
- a CDS encoding heavy-metal-associated domain-containing protein; this translates as MKTLQFKTNINCGGCIKAVTPALNQEAGAGNWQVDTANPDKILTVTTDQLTAEQIVAVVENAGFEIQAA
- a CDS encoding LacI family DNA-binding transcriptional regulator encodes the protein MAASRQKTSIRDIAQLLGLSTSTVSRGLADHKDISEATKERIRQKAQELNYRPNQLAAALRKGHSKTLGVIVPHINGYFFPAVMNGIEKIATQEGFTLMMCPVE
- a CDS encoding substrate-binding domain-containing protein, with protein sequence MLISVSATTFSETHHFEQVRQQGTPLVFFDRMPELPQSMAVILDDFQGAYQAVRHLIEQGCTRIAHLAGPQHLNTSRNRFLGYKAALEAHGLPFDEQWVYALPALTHDAGRLGMQHLLAQIPPLDAVFAAYAIPTVGALEVLREKSKRVPQDIALACFSNEPFTTMIQPQLTVVDQRAEQMGETAVRLFLQLLKRGPSYVPPHLVLKPELIIRESSLHRSQEARPLKS